A stretch of the Bordetella genomosp. 8 genome encodes the following:
- a CDS encoding dipeptidase: MRLRWSTVYAGAFDIPAGQRVVLAGHPLFPADSRYADTLLVMQHAPCCGAHAAPASDTAVEVHAADAIAVHAGPVLVEGIWQPLANDPAGWRYRIRDARVSRVRDPWDAAGLSRRRFLALGALSGLAACASPAGHGDIASFPGSGTASSAEPHNETDTQAWMRTQVTIDMHSHAGRINLGRAPVPPAFTPVAAPMRAGGMDVVCMAVVSDSSVNHIVDSASGRRRIVAYRDPAPGEMAARGEAAFQRLHALMSEQGLRPVLDAASLDAARETGGAVIVAAEGADFLEGDVQQLQDAWQRHGLRHLQLTHYRVNELGDIQTAPPVHGGLTDFGVDVIRRCNTLRIVVDVAHGTLELVRRAAAVTARPLVLSHTALAKRPSRYSRAISPEHAKLIADTDGVIGIWPVATTFPTLAAMAGGIRAMADVVGVRHVGIGSDMLGLLSPSVLDSYRKLPQLAQALVDAGFSREEAGMILGGNYARVWASTMA, from the coding sequence ATGCGCCTGCGATGGTCCACCGTCTACGCTGGTGCTTTCGACATTCCCGCGGGCCAGCGGGTCGTACTGGCCGGACACCCCTTATTCCCGGCCGATAGCCGCTATGCCGACACGCTGTTGGTGATGCAGCACGCACCCTGCTGCGGCGCCCACGCCGCGCCGGCTTCCGATACCGCGGTGGAGGTCCATGCCGCCGACGCGATCGCCGTCCATGCCGGCCCGGTGTTGGTGGAAGGCATCTGGCAGCCGCTGGCCAACGATCCGGCCGGCTGGCGTTATCGGATACGGGACGCCCGCGTAAGCCGGGTCAGGGACCCATGGGATGCCGCCGGGCTGAGCCGCCGGCGTTTCCTGGCACTGGGCGCCCTATCCGGCCTGGCCGCATGCGCGAGCCCTGCCGGCCATGGCGACATAGCTTCCTTCCCGGGATCCGGCACGGCGTCCTCGGCGGAGCCGCACAACGAGACGGATACGCAGGCATGGATGCGAACGCAGGTCACGATCGACATGCACAGCCACGCGGGCCGCATCAACCTGGGCCGGGCGCCCGTCCCGCCGGCCTTTACGCCGGTCGCGGCGCCGATGCGGGCGGGCGGCATGGACGTCGTCTGCATGGCCGTGGTCAGCGATTCGAGTGTGAACCATATCGTCGACAGCGCCTCCGGGCGCCGTCGCATCGTCGCCTATCGCGACCCGGCGCCGGGCGAGATGGCGGCACGCGGCGAAGCCGCGTTCCAACGCCTGCACGCACTGATGTCCGAGCAGGGCCTGCGGCCCGTCCTGGATGCCGCATCGCTGGACGCGGCGCGCGAAACCGGCGGCGCCGTGATCGTAGCCGCGGAAGGCGCCGACTTCCTGGAGGGTGACGTCCAACAGTTGCAGGACGCCTGGCAGCGTCACGGCCTGCGCCACCTGCAGCTGACGCATTACCGGGTAAACGAACTGGGCGACATCCAGACGGCGCCGCCCGTCCATGGCGGGCTGACCGATTTCGGCGTCGACGTGATCCGGCGCTGCAACACGCTGCGCATCGTGGTCGACGTCGCCCATGGCACCCTGGAACTTGTCAGACGCGCCGCCGCCGTGACCGCGCGGCCGCTGGTGCTGTCGCATACCGCCTTGGCCAAGCGCCCCTCGCGCTACAGCCGCGCGATCTCGCCGGAGCACGCGAAGCTGATCGCCGACACCGACGGCGTCATCGGCATCTGGCCGGTCGCCACCACGTTTCCCACGCTGGCGGCGATGGCCGGCGGCATACGCGCCATGGCCGACGTCGTCGGCGTACGCCACGTCGGGATCGGCAGCGACATGCTGGGCTTGCTGAGTCCCTCGGTGCTGGACAGCTATCGCAAGCTGCCGCAGCTGGCGCAGGCGCTGGTCGATGCCGGGTTCAGCCGCGAAGAAGCAGGCATGATCCTGGGCGGCAACTACGCGCGCGTGTGGGCGTCCACCATGGCCTGA
- a CDS encoding CheR family methyltransferase, with product MQPINDREFAQFQRFIYEAAGITLAPAKKALVSGRLSKRVHARGVDSYGDYFALLQGAAGAAEMQIAIDLLTTNETYFFREPRHFDMLRRLATGASQPFRVWSAASSTGEEAYTAAMVLRDCLADRRPFEIVGTDISTRVLERARTGHYSEQRALQMPDDYRKRFCLKGTGQHAGTLLVDRAVRAHVRFLHANLNAPLPDLGRFDVIFLRNVMIYFNGDTKRQVVDRVLGLLKPGGHLFIGHSESLHGVTDAVRSVMPSVYRKP from the coding sequence ATGCAGCCGATCAACGACAGGGAATTCGCCCAGTTCCAGCGCTTCATCTACGAGGCGGCGGGCATCACGCTGGCGCCGGCCAAGAAGGCGCTGGTATCCGGACGGCTATCGAAGCGCGTGCATGCGCGCGGCGTGGACAGCTACGGCGATTATTTCGCGCTGCTGCAAGGCGCGGCCGGCGCGGCGGAAATGCAGATCGCGATCGATCTGCTGACGACCAACGAAACCTATTTCTTTCGGGAACCGCGGCATTTCGACATGCTGCGCCGCCTGGCCACCGGCGCGTCCCAGCCGTTTCGCGTCTGGAGCGCGGCCAGCTCGACGGGTGAGGAAGCCTATACCGCGGCGATGGTGTTGCGCGATTGCCTGGCCGACAGGCGGCCCTTCGAAATCGTCGGCACCGACATCAGCACCCGCGTGCTGGAGCGTGCGCGCACGGGACACTACTCCGAACAGCGGGCACTCCAGATGCCGGACGACTACCGCAAGCGCTTCTGCCTGAAAGGCACCGGCCAGCATGCCGGCACCTTGCTGGTCGACCGCGCGGTACGAGCCCATGTGCGCTTCCTGCATGCGAACCTGAACGCGCCGCTGCCCGACCTGGGACGCTTCGACGTGATTTTCCTGCGCAACGTCATGATCTATTTCAACGGCGATACCAAGCGACAGGTGGTGGACCGCGTGCTGGGCCTGCTCAAGCCCGGCGGGCACCTGTTCATCGGCCATTCGGAAAGCCTGCACGGCGTGACCGATGCGGTGCGCAGCGTGATGCCGTCCGTTTACCGCAAGCCATGA
- a CDS encoding protein-glutamate methylesterase/protein-glutamine glutaminase: MSSIKVMVVDDSAVVRQVLAGLLSEAPGIEVLHAAADPILAAERMKQAWPDVIVLDIEMPRMDGLTFLRKIMQERPTPVVICSTLTEKGARVTVEALAAGAVSVVTKPKLGLKQFLTDSAAELIATVRAAARARVRRLPAGHAAPAVATPKHSADAVLPAPDHRPGAAQPVLQTTERLVAIGTSTGGTQALEEVLTGLPRVCPGMVIVQHMPEKFTAAFAARLDGICRISVREAQNNDRVVPGQALIAPGGKHMMLKRSGAQYFVEVRDGPLVNRHRPSVDVLFRSVARHAGGNALGIIMTGMGDDGAAGLLEMRQAGARTLAQDEDSCVVFGMPKEAIKRGGVERTVPLSAIAREIQAAGAR, encoded by the coding sequence ATGTCATCCATCAAAGTCATGGTCGTCGACGACTCCGCCGTGGTGCGCCAGGTGCTGGCCGGCCTGTTGTCTGAAGCGCCCGGCATCGAGGTGCTGCACGCCGCTGCCGATCCCATCCTTGCCGCCGAGCGCATGAAGCAGGCGTGGCCCGACGTGATCGTGCTGGACATCGAGATGCCGCGCATGGATGGCCTGACCTTTCTGCGCAAGATCATGCAGGAGCGTCCCACGCCGGTGGTGATCTGTTCGACCCTGACCGAGAAAGGCGCGCGGGTCACGGTGGAGGCGCTGGCCGCCGGCGCGGTGTCGGTCGTGACCAAACCCAAGCTCGGGCTCAAGCAGTTCCTGACCGACAGCGCCGCCGAACTGATCGCCACTGTGCGCGCGGCGGCCCGGGCCCGCGTGCGGCGCCTGCCCGCCGGCCATGCGGCGCCGGCCGTGGCCACGCCCAAGCACAGCGCCGACGCCGTCCTGCCGGCGCCAGACCATCGCCCCGGCGCGGCGCAGCCGGTGCTGCAGACCACCGAGCGCCTGGTCGCCATCGGCACGTCCACCGGCGGCACGCAGGCGCTGGAAGAAGTGCTGACCGGCTTGCCACGCGTATGCCCGGGGATGGTGATCGTGCAGCACATGCCGGAAAAATTCACCGCCGCCTTCGCCGCGCGCCTGGACGGGATCTGCCGGATCTCGGTCAGGGAGGCGCAGAACAACGACCGCGTCGTCCCGGGCCAGGCCCTGATCGCGCCCGGCGGCAAGCACATGATGCTGAAACGCAGCGGCGCGCAGTATTTCGTCGAAGTGCGCGACGGCCCGCTGGTCAACCGGCATCGCCCCTCGGTGGACGTGCTGTTCCGGTCCGTGGCGCGGCACGCGGGCGGCAACGCGCTGGGCATCATCATGACCGGCATGGGCGACGACGGCGCCGCCGGCCTGCTGGAAATGCGCCAGGCCGGCGCCCGCACGCTGGCGCAGGACGAAGACAGCTGCGTGGTGTTCGGCATGCCCAAGGAAGCCATCAAGCGCGGCGGCGTGGAGCGTACCGTGCCGTTATCGGCGATCGCGCGCGAGATACAGGCCGCGGGCGCGCGCTGA